One window from the genome of Amaranthus tricolor cultivar Red isolate AtriRed21 chromosome 9, ASM2621246v1, whole genome shotgun sequence encodes:
- the LOC130823415 gene encoding uncharacterized protein LOC130823415 has protein sequence MEQMFKLFQQMNKPNINLETISPDLKLTEKLNYQNYTTWYKMMQIALECRGRLNHIIDDPPSITDPNYRAWKQKDSIVLSWIISNISTDLINQFLDYTIAKDLWRGIEVLLSSGRDELQIFDLSSQANNLKQNRDPLEVFYGKLNTIWKEIDRRQPNPMIHAEDITIFNTFIQKQRLFQFLAGIHDTFDKEKRDLLHQDPLPTVEVAYATIRREISRRGIMSHTSSPGKIPSEIGSGLAVKHRSDVSFRRNEEDKTHLRCSYCGGSRHTKEGCFKIIGFPEWWEEHQQRKAATKAPSRTGGKAHLAAGASSPTNRPTIHIEAKEDRNSVEGEMKQKAQRGVSEERERGKEGKGLETEASEEGKGKHSHSHLFITPPSKNPKPIQTHRPILKQTHNRPILNTTHKPTYKTHKLGLLCKPRLSSPWIFDCGATDTMTFDPRDLLSTHPKTRTYIQTANGECVSVDQAGPVAISPSLKINNCLLISSLSHKLLPISQLTRELNCTVLMSSSGFTDHQLWTWHRRLGHPSLGYLKHLFPSLVKSTVVLDCEACILAKSHKHSYFPSSNQSNEPFILIHSDVWGPAPEFNKQSYLYFVSFIDDCTRMCWIYFLKHKSEVFDVFVKFYNMIVTQFKAKPQILRSDNGGGIHEPTYGKLLHYPWPHSPNLVPSHPTTKWHS, from the exons ATGGAACAAATGTTCAAACTGTTTCAACAAATGAATAAACCCAACATAAACCTTGAAACCATATCTCCTGACCTAAAATTGACCGAAAAgctaaattatcaaaattacacGACTTGGTACAAAATGATGCAGATAGCTTTGGAATGCAGAGGACGTCTCAATCACATCATCGACGATCCTCCTAGCATCACAGATCCAAATTACAGAGCATGGAAACAAAAAGATTCGATAGTCTTGTCATGGATTATTTCGAATATCAGTACAGACCTTATAAACCAATTCTTAGACTACACTATTGCAAAAGATTTATGGAGAGGGATCGAAGTTCTATTAAGCAGTGGAAGGGATGAACTCCAGATCTTCGATCTGAGTTCTCAAGCCAATAATTTGAAACAAAATCGAGACCCTTTGGAGGTTTTTTATGGGAAACTTAACACTATCTGGAAAGAGATAGACCGAAGACAACCAAATCCCATGATACATGCGGAGGATATAACGATTTTCAACACCTTTATTCAAAAGCAACGGCTATTTCAATTTTTGGCCGGAATCCATGACACTTTTGACAAAGAGAAGCGTGACTTGCTACATCAAGATCCACTCCCAACAGTGGAAGTGGCCTATGCCACAATCAGACGAGAAATCTCTAGGCGTGGGATTATGAGCCACACTTCATCACCGGGAAAAATTCCCTCAGAGATAGGGAGTGGGTTGGCCGTTAAACACCGGTCGGATGTCTCATTCCGGCGTAATGAAGAGGATAAAACTCACCTGAGATGCAGTTACTGTGGAGGGAGCCGTCATACAAAAGAAGGATGTTTCAAAATCATTGGCTTCCCGGAATGGTGGGAGGAACACCAGCAGCGgaaagccgccaccaaggctcCGTCAAGAACCGGCGGCAAGGCTCACTTGGCCGCTGGCGCTTCATCTCCCACCAACAGACCAACCATTCACATAGAAGCAAAGGAAGACAGAAATAGTGTTGAAGGTGAAATGAAACAGAAAGCGCAAAGAGGCGTatcagaagagagagaaagggggAAGGAGGGGAAAGGTCTGGAAACAGAAGCTAGTGAGGAAGGGAAAGGGAAACACTCACACTCCCACCTTTTTATAACCCCACCCTCAAAAAACCCTAAGCCCATTCAAACCCACCGGCCCATTTTGAAACAAACCCATAACCGGCCCATTCTCAATACCACTCACAAACCCACTTACAAAACCCATAAACTTGGTCTACTATGCAAACCTCGTCTATCATCCCCATGGATATTTGATTGCGGGGCTACTGATACTATGACTTTTGACCCCCGTGATCTTTTATCCACTCATCCAAAAACCCGAACCTATATTCAAACTGCTAATGGGGAGTGCGTGAGTGTTGACCAAGCTGGGCCTGTTGCTATTTCTCCCTCTCTCAAAATTAATAATTGTcttttaatttctagcttatCTCACAAGTTATTGCCTATCAGTCAATTGACTCGAGAATTAAACTGTACTGTGCTTATGTCTTCTTCTg GGTTCACAGATCATCAGTTATGGACGTGGCATAGACGTCTCGGACATCCATCACTAGGTTATCTGAAACATCTTTTTCCGTCATTAGTTAAAAGTACTGTAGTCTTAGATTGTGAAGCTTGTATTCTTGCGAAAAGTCACAAACATTCCTACTTTCCTAGTTCAAATCAGAGCAATGAACCAtttattttaatacattctgatgtttggggCCCTGCTCCTGAATTTAATAAACAGAGTTATTTATACTTTGtttcctttattgatgattgtactagAATGTGCTGGATATACTTCCTAAAACACAAGTCTGAGGTGTTTGATGTTTTTGTCAAGTTTTACAACATGATTGTCACCCAGTTTAAAGCCAAACCTCAGATACTTCGATCTGACAATGGGGGGGGAATACATGAACCAACATATGGAAAACTTCTTCACTACCCATGGCCTCATTCACCAAACCTCGTGCCCTCAcaccccacaacaaaatggcATAGCTGA